The following proteins come from a genomic window of Gordonia westfalica:
- the tsaB gene encoding tRNA (adenosine(37)-N6)-threonylcarbamoyltransferase complex dimerization subunit type 1 TsaB yields the protein MSSAERGVDAARTVLAIDTATDSVVTGVVELTGETIADVRVLAERVVTDHRRHAELLTTLIAECLAESGISRDALSAVVVGCGPGPFTGLRVGMATGAAFADALGIPAYGVCSLDALALETIPPAASPDVLVVTDARRREVYWALYRDGARVRGPEVTAPAAVAEELSAVFTAGEVGAVSGSAAHLELVGWTGAPPQVTVPSARGLVAAAASAIEAGGVPEPLVPLYLRRPDAVEQRARKLGAAR from the coding sequence ATGAGTTCGGCTGAACGGGGGGTCGACGCGGCGCGGACGGTGCTCGCGATCGACACCGCGACCGACTCGGTGGTCACCGGGGTCGTCGAACTGACCGGCGAGACGATCGCCGACGTGCGGGTGCTCGCCGAACGCGTGGTCACCGACCATCGCCGGCACGCGGAGCTGCTCACCACCCTCATCGCGGAATGCCTTGCCGAATCGGGGATCTCCCGCGACGCCCTGTCCGCGGTGGTCGTCGGCTGCGGACCCGGGCCGTTCACCGGCCTGCGCGTGGGCATGGCCACCGGCGCGGCCTTCGCCGACGCACTCGGCATCCCCGCGTACGGCGTCTGTTCGCTGGACGCGCTCGCCCTCGAGACGATTCCGCCCGCCGCGAGCCCGGATGTCCTCGTCGTCACCGACGCCCGACGCCGAGAGGTGTACTGGGCGTTGTACCGCGACGGGGCGCGGGTGCGCGGACCCGAGGTCACCGCGCCCGCGGCGGTCGCCGAGGAGCTGTCCGCGGTGTTCACCGCAGGCGAGGTCGGAGCGGTGTCCGGTTCGGCGGCGCATCTCGAGCTGGTCGGCTGGACCGGTGCGCCGCCGCAGGTGACCGTCCCGTCGGCCCGCGGACTCGTCGCCGCGGCCGCATCGGCGATCGAGGCCGGCGGGGTTCCCGAACCCCTTGTGCCGCTTTATCTCCGACGCCCCGACGCGGTCGAGCAGAGGGCCCGGAAGCTGGGGGCGGCACGATGA
- a CDS encoding alpha/beta fold hydrolase, whose translation MSGVSVVDESERIGLLAGVAGVAALGGMAAIGAARNIARKSVVGKADPHADIDLTALYDEQAWTVTTDDGLDLAVRTVDLGDVADGTPPELTVVFVHGFSLRLASWHFQREQLAADWADRNYRFVFYDHRGHGESDPAPAETCTIAQLADDAAAVIRSTVTSGPVVVVGHSMGGMTVMGLARRHPALFSSAGPVAGVGLVATASRGLTEAGLGEGLGNPVVDAFRLSVRRAPRLVQAGRGLTRQALEPVLVAASFGPAFFSPALGRAVEKMIQNTPIETIVNFLHALEIHDESTALPVLAQVPTTVVCGDKDRLTPLPNSVRMYSQLGPDSRLVVVKGAGHMVQMEEPRLVSDAIVDLVDRARIALPAPRRRWWKKRAKA comes from the coding sequence GTGAGCGGGGTGAGCGTGGTGGACGAATCCGAACGCATCGGGCTGCTGGCCGGGGTGGCCGGTGTCGCGGCGCTTGGCGGTATGGCGGCGATCGGCGCGGCGCGCAACATCGCGCGCAAGAGCGTCGTCGGCAAGGCCGATCCGCACGCCGACATCGACCTCACCGCGCTGTACGACGAGCAGGCGTGGACGGTGACCACCGACGACGGCCTCGACCTCGCGGTCCGGACCGTCGACCTCGGTGACGTCGCCGACGGCACACCTCCCGAGCTCACCGTCGTCTTCGTGCACGGATTCAGCCTGCGACTGGCGAGTTGGCATTTCCAGCGCGAGCAGCTCGCGGCGGACTGGGCCGATCGCAACTACCGGTTCGTCTTCTACGACCACCGCGGACACGGCGAGAGCGATCCCGCGCCGGCCGAGACCTGCACGATCGCGCAGCTCGCCGACGATGCCGCGGCGGTGATCCGTTCGACGGTGACCAGCGGACCCGTTGTGGTGGTGGGTCATTCGATGGGCGGGATGACGGTGATGGGTCTGGCGCGCCGTCACCCGGCGCTGTTCTCGTCCGCCGGTCCGGTCGCCGGCGTGGGTCTCGTCGCAACTGCGTCGCGCGGCCTCACCGAGGCGGGACTCGGTGAGGGACTGGGCAATCCGGTTGTCGATGCCTTCCGCCTGAGTGTCCGGCGCGCACCGCGTCTGGTCCAGGCCGGCCGCGGACTGACCCGCCAGGCGCTCGAGCCCGTGCTCGTCGCGGCCAGCTTCGGTCCGGCGTTCTTCAGCCCGGCACTCGGACGTGCCGTGGAGAAGATGATCCAGAACACGCCGATCGAGACCATTGTGAATTTCTTGCACGCCTTGGAGATCCACGACGAGTCGACGGCGCTGCCGGTGCTGGCGCAGGTGCCCACGACCGTCGTGTGCGGCGACAAGGACCGGTTGACGCCCCTGCCGAACTCGGTGCGCATGTACTCCCAGCTCGGTCCGGATTCCCGTCTGGTGGTGGTCAAGGGGGCCGGTCACATGGTTCAGATGGAGGAGCCCCGATTGGTCAGCGACGCGATCGTCGATCTCGTGGACCGCGCACGGATCGCCCTGCCGGCGCCCCGGCGGCGCTGGTGGAAGAAGCGGGCTAAGGCATGA
- the tsaE gene encoding tRNA (adenosine(37)-N6)-threonylcarbamoyltransferase complex ATPase subunit type 1 TsaE, with amino-acid sequence MSAHPTPVTDRTGTRELPEVADTEAFGAELATVLSPGDLVILDGPLGAGKTALARGIGAGLGIEGRVTSPTFIIAREHRPGRPGGAAMVHVDAYRLGLAGGDGEGGPARGGLDELDALDLDTELTDAVVVVEWGEGVAERLAERYLVVRLRRDVDTDVRHVEWEWVTDK; translated from the coding sequence ATGAGCGCCCACCCGACGCCGGTCACCGACCGGACCGGAACCCGCGAGCTGCCCGAGGTCGCCGACACCGAGGCGTTCGGCGCCGAACTCGCGACCGTGCTGTCACCCGGTGACCTGGTGATCCTCGACGGTCCGCTCGGTGCGGGCAAGACCGCCCTGGCGCGCGGTATCGGCGCAGGTCTGGGGATCGAGGGCCGCGTCACGTCGCCGACCTTCATCATCGCGCGCGAGCACCGGCCGGGCCGTCCCGGCGGTGCGGCGATGGTCCACGTCGACGCGTACCGGCTCGGGCTGGCGGGCGGCGACGGGGAAGGGGGACCGGCACGAGGCGGTCTCGACGAACTCGACGCCCTCGACCTGGACACCGAGCTGACCGACGCGGTCGTGGTGGTCGAATGGGGTGAGGGTGTGGCCGAGCGGCTGGCCGAGCGATACCTGGTCGTGCGGTTGCGTCGCGACGTGGACACCGATGTGCGACATGTGGAATGGGAGTGGGTGACCGACAAATGA
- a CDS encoding NAD(P)H-hydrate dehydratase — MPTRYLTADEVRDAERASGDLLADGTLMRRAAHGVAQAVVGELNRTGGCYGRTVGVVVGAGDNGGDALFAAAELARRGVAAHAVLLAPDKAHPAGLRAFRAAGGRVDDALPAEPDIVIDGVVGIGGRGPLRPAAAAVFAGLGPETTVVAVDLPSGVDADTGAVNDPAVRADVTVTFGFPRRAHLLAAPQCGRVVVVDIGIGDPVEPDARQLISYSDDEIDWPVPGPADDKYTQGVVGVIAGSHRYPGAAILASGAAVTATSGMTRYVGSAHAEVVSHFPEVVAAPDLADAGRAQAWVVGPGMGTDAAAVAILRTVLDSDLPVLVDADALTIVSNEPALVAGRTAPTLLTPHAGEFARLTGTEVGADRLTAVADLAARWGVTVLLKGRITLVADPSGRVVGNDAGSSWAATAGAGDLLAGIAGSLLAAGRSPQEAGAAAARVHAHAAQLASRGAPIGASALLAALRPAIREFATGRTRADTPTPPR, encoded by the coding sequence ATGCCGACCAGGTACCTCACCGCCGACGAGGTCCGCGACGCCGAACGGGCGTCGGGGGACCTCCTCGCCGACGGGACCCTGATGCGCCGCGCCGCGCACGGCGTCGCGCAGGCCGTCGTGGGGGAGCTGAACCGGACGGGCGGTTGCTACGGCCGGACCGTGGGCGTGGTCGTCGGTGCCGGCGACAACGGGGGCGACGCGCTCTTCGCCGCCGCCGAACTCGCCCGGCGCGGGGTGGCCGCCCACGCGGTGCTGCTCGCACCCGACAAGGCGCACCCGGCCGGGCTACGGGCATTTCGGGCTGCCGGCGGGCGCGTCGACGACGCGTTGCCGGCCGAACCCGACATCGTCATCGACGGGGTCGTGGGTATCGGCGGACGCGGTCCGTTGCGCCCCGCGGCCGCGGCGGTCTTCGCCGGTCTCGGCCCCGAGACCACCGTCGTCGCAGTCGATCTGCCGTCCGGGGTCGACGCCGACACCGGTGCGGTCAACGACCCGGCGGTCCGTGCCGATGTCACCGTCACTTTCGGATTCCCCCGTCGCGCACACCTTCTCGCGGCGCCGCAGTGCGGTCGTGTGGTCGTCGTCGACATCGGTATCGGTGATCCCGTGGAACCGGATGCGCGGCAACTCATCTCGTACTCCGACGACGAGATCGACTGGCCCGTACCGGGTCCCGCTGACGACAAGTACACCCAGGGCGTCGTCGGGGTGATCGCCGGATCGCATCGCTACCCGGGTGCGGCGATCCTGGCCTCCGGGGCGGCGGTGACCGCGACCTCGGGTATGACGCGGTACGTCGGTTCGGCGCATGCCGAGGTGGTATCGCATTTCCCGGAGGTGGTCGCCGCTCCGGACCTCGCCGACGCCGGCCGCGCCCAGGCGTGGGTGGTCGGTCCCGGGATGGGCACCGATGCCGCGGCCGTGGCGATACTGCGCACCGTCCTCGACTCCGATCTACCGGTCCTCGTCGACGCCGACGCGCTCACCATCGTCTCGAACGAACCAGCACTCGTCGCCGGTCGTACGGCGCCGACGCTGCTGACCCCGCACGCCGGCGAGTTCGCGCGGCTGACGGGGACCGAGGTGGGGGCCGACCGGTTGACCGCGGTCGCCGACCTCGCCGCCCGCTGGGGTGTGACGGTGCTGCTGAAAGGCAGGATCACGCTCGTTGCCGACCCGTCGGGACGGGTCGTCGGCAACGACGCCGGATCATCGTGGGCGGCGACCGCCGGTGCCGGTGACCTGCTGGCCGGGATCGCCGGTTCGCTGCTCGCGGCAGGCCGTTCACCCCAGGAGGCGGGTGCCGCGGCGGCGCGCGTCCACGCCCACGCCGCTCAGCTGGCGAGCCGGGGAGCGCCGATCGGCGCCTCCGCGCTGCTCGCGGCACTGCGACCGGCGATCCGGGAGTTCGCTACAGGAAGAACACGAGCGGATACGCCGACGCCGCCACGCTGA
- the rimI gene encoding ribosomal protein S18-alanine N-acetyltransferase gives MTAPELIIDALTYGDIPQCAALEKQMFAEDSPWPASAFRAELNAPYNTYFAARERAGGEVIGYAGISTLGQPDAYECEIHTIAVDPAHRGRGIGKTLLEAMLTVADAVDAPVFLEVRTDNDVAITLYSRHGFSTAGIRRNYYQPSGADAYTMLRVPSSGRPLEPEEGPA, from the coding sequence ATGACGGCCCCGGAGCTGATCATCGATGCGCTGACCTACGGCGACATCCCGCAGTGCGCCGCGCTGGAGAAGCAGATGTTCGCCGAGGACTCGCCGTGGCCGGCGTCGGCGTTCCGGGCCGAACTGAACGCGCCGTACAACACCTACTTCGCGGCGCGGGAACGCGCGGGCGGCGAGGTCATCGGCTATGCCGGGATCTCCACGCTCGGCCAGCCGGACGCCTATGAATGCGAGATCCACACGATCGCAGTCGATCCCGCCCACCGCGGGCGGGGCATCGGCAAGACGCTGCTGGAGGCGATGCTGACGGTGGCCGATGCGGTCGACGCCCCGGTCTTCCTCGAGGTCCGCACCGACAACGACGTCGCGATCACCCTGTACTCCCGGCATGGGTTCAGCACTGCCGGAATCCGCCGTAACTACTATCAGCCGTCCGGTGCGGATGCGTACACGATGTTGCGGGTCCCGAGTTCGGGACGGCCGCTCGAACCCGAGGAGGGCCCGGCGTGA
- the tsaD gene encoding tRNA (adenosine(37)-N6)-threonylcarbamoyltransferase complex transferase subunit TsaD, whose amino-acid sequence MIVMGIESSCDETGVGIVRWTPVDGDAPGHATLLADEVASSVDEHARFGGVVPEIASRAHLEAIVPTMRRAREAAGIDRPDAIAVTIGPGLAGALLVGVAAAKAYALAWDVPLYAMNHLGGHVAVDTLEHGPMPECVALLVSGGHTHLLHVTDLAEPIVELGTTVDDAAGEAFDKIARLLDLGFPGGPALDRAARDGDPKAIAFPRGMTGPRDARNDFSFSGLKTAVARYVEKCERDGVAVPVADVAASFQEAVADVLTMKAVRACGDLGVDTLVLGGGATANSRIRSLAEERCAAAGITLRVPKPRLCTDNGVMIATLGAHVIAGGAAPSPLTVASDPAMSVRVSQL is encoded by the coding sequence GTGATCGTCATGGGCATCGAGAGTTCCTGCGACGAGACCGGAGTCGGCATCGTGCGCTGGACGCCGGTCGACGGTGACGCGCCGGGTCACGCGACGCTGCTCGCCGACGAGGTCGCCTCGAGCGTCGACGAACACGCGCGCTTCGGCGGCGTGGTCCCCGAGATCGCCTCGCGCGCACACCTCGAGGCCATCGTGCCGACGATGCGCCGTGCCCGCGAGGCCGCCGGCATCGACCGGCCCGACGCCATCGCGGTCACCATCGGACCCGGCCTCGCGGGCGCGCTGCTCGTCGGCGTCGCCGCGGCCAAGGCGTACGCCCTCGCCTGGGACGTCCCGCTGTACGCGATGAACCATCTCGGCGGACACGTCGCGGTGGACACCCTCGAACACGGACCGATGCCCGAGTGCGTCGCCCTGCTCGTCTCCGGCGGTCACACGCATCTGTTGCACGTCACCGATCTCGCGGAGCCGATCGTCGAACTCGGCACCACTGTCGACGACGCGGCGGGGGAGGCCTTCGACAAGATCGCCCGACTGCTCGACCTCGGTTTCCCGGGCGGCCCGGCTCTCGACCGTGCCGCACGTGACGGCGACCCGAAGGCCATCGCGTTCCCGCGCGGGATGACCGGACCGCGCGACGCCCGCAACGACTTCTCCTTCAGCGGCCTCAAGACCGCCGTCGCGCGGTATGTGGAGAAGTGCGAGCGCGACGGGGTCGCGGTTCCGGTGGCCGACGTCGCGGCGTCGTTCCAGGAGGCCGTCGCCGACGTGCTCACCATGAAAGCGGTCCGCGCGTGCGGTGACCTGGGTGTCGACACCCTCGTCCTCGGTGGCGGCGCGACCGCCAACTCGCGCATCCGCTCGCTCGCCGAGGAACGCTGTGCGGCCGCCGGGATCACGTTGCGCGTACCCAAGCCGCGACTGTGCACCGACAACGGGGTCATGATCGCGACCCTGGGCGCACATGTGATCGCCGGAGGGGCGGCGCCGTCGCCCCTGACGGTGGCTTCCGACCCGGCGATGTCGGTGCGGGTCAGTCAGCTCTGA
- the groES gene encoding co-chaperone GroES produces MASVNIKPLEDKILVQAVEAETTTASGLVIPDSAKEKPQEGTVIAVGEGRVTEQGNRVPVDVKEGDTVIYSKYGGTEIKYAGEEYLILSARDVLAVIGK; encoded by the coding sequence GTGGCGAGCGTGAACATCAAGCCGCTTGAGGACAAGATCCTGGTGCAGGCCGTCGAGGCCGAGACGACCACCGCCTCGGGCCTGGTCATCCCGGACTCCGCCAAGGAGAAGCCGCAGGAAGGCACCGTCATCGCCGTCGGCGAGGGTCGGGTCACCGAGCAGGGCAACCGCGTCCCCGTGGACGTCAAGGAAGGTGACACCGTCATCTACAGCAAGTACGGCGGCACCGAGATCAAGTACGCCGGCGAGGAGTACCTGATCCTCTCGGCGCGCGACGTCCTCGCCGTCATCGGCAAGTAG
- the glmS gene encoding glutamine--fructose-6-phosphate transaminase (isomerizing), which translates to MCGIVGYVGRRDALDIVVEALRRMEYRGYDSAGVAILDGAGNTAIQKKALRMENLEKQIATVGRESLSGTTGMGHTRWATHGKPTDRNAHPHASDDGKIAVVHNGIIENYAELRAELEDDGVEFGSETDTETAVHLVSKYYAFGPTAGDFVASAYAALRRLDGAFTLVFTHADHPDTIVAARRSTPLVVGVGQGEMFVGSDVTAFIEHTREAVELGQDEVVVITADTYTITDFDRNERPGKPFHIDWDLAAAEKGGYDYFMLKEIAEQPRAIADTLLGHLQNGRIVLDEQRLTDDDLRDVDKVFVVACGTAYHAGLLAKYAIEHWTRLPVEIELASEFRYRDPVLDRSTLVVAISQSGETADTLEAVRHAKDQKARVLAICNTNGAQIPRESDAVLYTHAGPEIGVASTKCFLAQIVAAYLVGLALAQARGTKYADEVAREFAAIEAMVGSVTEVLETMQPVRELAQSLAHHNTVLFIGRHVGYPVALEGALKLKELAYMHAEGFAAGELKHGPIALIEDGLPVITVMPSAEGRAVLHSKMVSNIREIQARGARTIVIAEPDDAAARAVADEFIPIPKTPTLLQPLVSTVPLQVFAASVAQARGYDVDKPRNLAKSVTVE; encoded by the coding sequence ATGTGTGGAATCGTCGGATACGTGGGGCGTCGCGATGCCCTGGACATCGTCGTCGAGGCATTGCGGCGGATGGAATACCGCGGGTACGACTCGGCCGGCGTCGCGATCCTCGACGGCGCCGGTAACACCGCGATCCAGAAAAAGGCGCTCCGCATGGAGAACCTGGAGAAGCAGATCGCGACCGTCGGCCGCGAGTCGCTGTCGGGCACCACGGGTATGGGCCACACGCGGTGGGCCACGCACGGCAAGCCGACCGATCGCAACGCGCACCCGCATGCCAGCGACGACGGCAAGATCGCGGTCGTCCACAACGGCATCATCGAGAACTACGCCGAGCTGCGGGCCGAGCTGGAGGACGACGGCGTCGAGTTCGGCTCGGAGACCGACACCGAGACCGCCGTGCACCTGGTCTCGAAGTACTACGCCTTCGGGCCCACCGCCGGTGACTTCGTCGCCAGCGCGTACGCGGCGCTGCGCCGCCTCGACGGCGCGTTCACTCTCGTGTTCACCCACGCCGACCACCCGGACACCATCGTCGCCGCCCGCCGGTCGACCCCGCTCGTGGTGGGCGTCGGCCAGGGGGAGATGTTCGTCGGGTCCGACGTGACGGCGTTCATCGAGCACACCCGCGAGGCCGTCGAGCTCGGTCAGGACGAGGTGGTCGTGATCACCGCCGACACCTACACGATCACCGACTTCGACCGGAACGAGCGCCCGGGCAAGCCGTTCCACATCGACTGGGATCTCGCGGCGGCCGAGAAGGGCGGCTACGACTACTTCATGCTCAAGGAGATCGCCGAGCAGCCGCGCGCGATCGCCGACACCCTGCTGGGTCATCTCCAGAACGGACGCATCGTCCTCGACGAGCAGCGACTGACCGACGACGACCTGCGCGATGTCGACAAGGTCTTCGTCGTCGCGTGCGGCACCGCCTACCACGCCGGACTGCTGGCGAAGTACGCGATCGAGCACTGGACGCGACTGCCCGTCGAGATCGAGCTGGCCAGTGAGTTCCGCTACCGCGACCCGGTCCTCGACCGGTCGACGCTGGTGGTGGCCATCTCCCAGTCGGGTGAGACCGCCGACACCCTCGAGGCCGTGCGGCACGCCAAGGACCAGAAGGCCCGCGTCCTGGCGATCTGCAACACCAACGGTGCGCAGATCCCGCGCGAATCCGACGCAGTGCTCTACACGCACGCCGGCCCGGAGATCGGGGTGGCGTCGACCAAGTGTTTCCTCGCGCAGATCGTCGCGGCCTACCTGGTGGGCCTGGCTCTCGCGCAGGCGCGCGGCACCAAGTACGCCGACGAGGTCGCGCGGGAGTTCGCGGCGATCGAGGCGATGGTCGGTTCGGTCACCGAGGTCCTCGAGACCATGCAGCCGGTGCGCGAGCTCGCGCAGTCGCTGGCGCACCACAACACCGTGCTGTTCATCGGACGCCACGTCGGCTATCCGGTGGCCCTCGAGGGTGCGCTGAAGCTCAAGGAACTCGCGTACATGCACGCCGAGGGCTTTGCCGCCGGTGAGCTCAAGCACGGACCCATCGCCCTCATCGAGGACGGCCTGCCCGTCATCACGGTCATGCCGTCGGCGGAGGGCCGTGCGGTGCTGCACTCGAAGATGGTGAGCAACATCCGCGAGATCCAGGCCCGCGGTGCACGCACGATCGTCATCGCCGAACCCGACGACGCCGCAGCCCGTGCGGTCGCCGACGAGTTCATCCCGATCCCGAAGACGCCGACCCTCCTGCAGCCGCTGGTCTCCACGGTGCCGCTGCAGGTGTTCGCCGCCAGCGTCGCCCAGGCCCGCGGCTACGACGTCGACAAGCCGCGCAACCTGGCCAAGTCGGTGACCGTCGAGTAG
- a CDS encoding dienelactone hydrolase family protein produces the protein MPGKKRSKPSQSPAKLMTALGRRGPHRVLRGDLGIVGTRGEVFTPATGEQLPAIAFGHGWLSSPNRYRDLCQHLASWGIVVAVPAGQGGVLVSDDAMAAQLRSALSIVTRVRLGFGEITVDPAKVGFAGHGFGASAAVIAASDAVLHGQPQPAVRGVAALFPAPTTAGLLPAARSVSAPGLIVSSIGELDTIDGNALPLAQAYGADHTSADERRAVLRTPPGATSRGLVEHRTIGALWGSNGADKKTHRAVRALTAGFLLHTLTQDPEYQAFSDPDTVLGKVPAVDLDDPPEVQDRIAKLLGAKERKRRRAASPVPAAAPNVVVPETLE, from the coding sequence GTGCCAGGCAAGAAGCGTTCGAAACCGTCGCAGTCGCCCGCGAAGCTGATGACCGCGCTCGGCCGTCGGGGGCCGCATCGCGTCCTGCGCGGCGACCTCGGGATCGTCGGAACCCGCGGCGAGGTGTTCACCCCCGCGACCGGGGAACAGCTGCCCGCCATCGCCTTCGGGCACGGCTGGCTGTCCTCGCCGAACCGCTACCGCGACCTGTGCCAGCACCTGGCGTCGTGGGGCATCGTCGTGGCGGTCCCGGCCGGTCAGGGCGGCGTCCTGGTGTCCGACGACGCGATGGCCGCTCAGCTGCGGTCGGCGCTGTCGATCGTGACCCGGGTCCGGCTCGGCTTCGGGGAGATCACCGTCGACCCGGCCAAGGTGGGCTTCGCCGGCCACGGCTTCGGCGCGTCCGCGGCCGTCATCGCCGCGTCCGACGCCGTCCTGCACGGTCAGCCGCAGCCGGCGGTCCGGGGTGTCGCCGCGCTGTTCCCGGCCCCGACCACCGCAGGACTCCTGCCCGCGGCGCGCAGCGTGAGCGCGCCGGGGCTCATCGTCTCGTCGATCGGCGAGCTCGACACCATCGACGGCAACGCACTGCCGCTCGCGCAGGCGTATGGCGCCGACCACACCTCGGCCGACGAGCGTCGTGCGGTGCTGCGCACGCCGCCGGGCGCGACGTCACGCGGCCTCGTCGAACACCGGACGATCGGCGCCCTGTGGGGGAGCAACGGGGCCGACAAGAAGACGCATCGCGCCGTCCGTGCGCTGACCGCCGGATTCCTGTTGCACACGCTCACCCAGGACCCCGAGTACCAGGCGTTTTCCGACCCCGACACCGTTCTCGGCAAGGTTCCGGCGGTCGACCTGGACGACCCGCCGGAGGTGCAGGACCGCATCGCCAAACTGCTCGGTGCCAAGGAGCGCAAGCGTCGTCGGGCCGCGTCTCCGGTGCCTGCCGCCGCCCCGAATGTCGTGGTCCCCGAGACCCTGGAGTGA
- a CDS encoding LLM class flavin-dependent oxidoreductase, producing the protein MSTPDVSFGLWYDFRNPPGHSRGFGDFYRTTLDQIAWAESIGIDSVWLTEHHFMEDGYTPSPFLLASAIGDRTTTMRIGTNLVVSPLHNPIRLAEDSATLSLLTGGRFSLGVGQGYWEPEFEAFGRRLINRPSLLEEGVEIVRRCWSGSAEPFDGKRLRKPALPVTPTPETTPDILVGAMADPAIERAARIGDGFLSTQNAHHASYLDALERLGRSRDEGRIFAGQWTIIADDPEKEWSRIGTHALYQINKYIEMGAFGPIPQFTDPGQLVDAGSFTLWDPATAADELTALLTATPQIEDVHFWAQLPGESVDSGSARIELLADKVVPEVRARLAARSSVEVPA; encoded by the coding sequence ATGAGTACTCCGGACGTGAGCTTCGGGCTCTGGTATGACTTCCGCAACCCGCCCGGACACTCACGCGGTTTCGGCGACTTCTATCGCACGACGCTCGATCAGATCGCCTGGGCGGAGTCGATCGGGATCGACTCGGTCTGGCTGACCGAGCACCACTTCATGGAAGACGGCTACACGCCGTCGCCGTTCCTCCTCGCCTCCGCGATCGGCGACCGGACGACGACGATGCGTATCGGCACCAACCTCGTGGTGTCGCCGCTGCACAACCCGATCCGGCTCGCCGAGGACTCGGCAACCCTCTCGCTGCTCACCGGTGGACGATTCTCCCTCGGCGTCGGGCAGGGATACTGGGAGCCGGAGTTCGAGGCCTTCGGGCGTCGGCTGATCAACCGGCCGAGCCTGCTCGAGGAGGGCGTGGAGATCGTGCGACGCTGCTGGTCCGGGTCGGCCGAACCGTTCGACGGCAAACGCCTGCGCAAGCCCGCCCTGCCCGTCACGCCGACGCCCGAGACCACCCCCGACATCCTGGTCGGCGCGATGGCCGATCCGGCGATCGAGCGGGCCGCACGTATCGGCGACGGATTCCTCAGCACCCAGAACGCGCACCACGCGTCGTACCTCGACGCGCTCGAACGACTCGGCCGGTCGCGTGACGAGGGCCGGATCTTCGCCGGGCAGTGGACCATCATCGCCGACGACCCCGAGAAGGAGTGGTCGCGCATCGGCACTCATGCGCTCTACCAGATCAACAAGTACATCGAGATGGGCGCGTTCGGTCCCATCCCGCAGTTCACCGACCCCGGCCAGCTCGTCGACGCCGGCTCGTTCACCCTCTGGGATCCGGCCACCGCAGCCGATGAACTCACCGCCTTGCTGACCGCCACCCCACAGATCGAGGATGTGCACTTCTGGGCGCAGCTGCCCGGTGAGTCCGTCGACAGCGGCAGCGCCCGCATCGAACTCCTGGCCGACAAGGTCGTTCCCGAGGTCCGGGCCCGGCTGGCCGCGCGATCATCCGTGGAGGTGCCTGCATGA